A section of the Metabacillus endolithicus genome encodes:
- a CDS encoding glycosyltransferase, which produces MLIYIIILSLFLIWTIFNSFFMPEVKKQKVNHNKLVSILIPLRNEEDNAMELITSLKKLTYQNLEFHLLDDQSSDRTSSIIKSLISNDKRFTLLYGTDLPQGWTGKVHACNQLSKHAKGDYFLFLDADIRLSPDVIQSVIHMLDKQNGHLITGFPRFPVHHLLEKWLVPMQHFLIYFHLPLFLANYTQMSSAAAAHGSFMLFERQAYFSIGGHETIKNSLLDDVHLARLMKKQGYKVILSNITSFVTCYMYKNNKEVWEGFKKNTFVGIGRSRFLAIILISFYSCFFIFPGLLVVYEVYNLLVKDYITISNILPYFLIVSQKGFVDRKTKQNVSISFAMPLIATFFIALLISSMVTSIMKKGYIWKGRKYH; this is translated from the coding sequence ATGCTTATCTATATCATCATTTTAAGTTTGTTTTTGATTTGGACCATTTTCAACTCTTTCTTTATGCCTGAAGTAAAAAAACAAAAAGTTAATCACAATAAACTTGTCTCCATTTTAATACCCTTACGCAACGAAGAAGACAATGCAATGGAGCTTATTACATCTCTAAAAAAATTAACTTATCAAAACCTAGAATTTCATTTACTTGATGATCAATCATCAGATCGAACATCATCAATTATTAAGTCTTTAATATCGAACGATAAGCGTTTTACTTTACTCTATGGAACTGATTTACCCCAAGGCTGGACAGGAAAAGTTCATGCATGTAACCAATTAAGTAAGCATGCAAAAGGTGATTATTTTTTATTTTTAGATGCAGATATTCGATTAAGTCCAGATGTTATTCAATCCGTTATTCATATGCTTGATAAACAAAATGGTCATCTAATCACTGGCTTTCCACGTTTTCCAGTACATCATCTTTTAGAAAAATGGCTTGTTCCCATGCAGCATTTTTTAATTTATTTCCATTTACCGCTTTTTTTAGCAAACTATACGCAAATGTCTTCCGCTGCTGCCGCACACGGGTCGTTTATGTTATTTGAACGACAAGCATATTTTTCTATTGGTGGTCACGAAACCATTAAAAATTCCTTGCTTGATGATGTTCATTTAGCTAGGCTTATGAAAAAGCAAGGCTACAAAGTCATACTGTCCAATATAACTTCTTTTGTTACATGCTACATGTATAAGAATAATAAAGAAGTATGGGAAGGGTTTAAAAAGAATACTTTTGTCGGAATTGGGCGTTCTCGTTTTTTAGCTATTATTCTTATTTCCTTTTATTCTTGTTTCTTTATCTTTCCCGGTTTACTTGTCGTCTATGAAGTATACAATTTACTGGTTAAAGATTATATTACTATATCTAATATTTTACCTTACTTTCTTATTGTTTCACAAAAAGGGTTTGTTGATCGAAAAACCAAACAAAATGTATCAATCAGTTTTGCAATGCCTTTAATTGCAACATTCTTTATCGCATTACTAATCTCTTCAATGGTTACATCAATTATGAAAAAGGGTTATATATGGAAAGGTCGTAAATATCACTAA